CCTGAAGGATGTGGCGTTCATGTCCGACGACGGCATCGTCACCGACGAACTGGTGGCCACCGCCGGCGGCGCCCAGTATACCAACGGCGTGTACATGACTTTCGGCGCCGACCCGCGCCTGCTGCCCGACAGCAAGGCGGTGGTGGAGGAGTTCCGCAAGAACGGCACCGAGCCTGAAGGCTACACCCTGTACGCCTACGCTTCGGTCCAGGCCCTGGCCGCCGCCTTCAACGGCGCCAAGTCGAACAAGGGCGAGGATGCCGCCAAGTGCCTGAAGGCCAACCCGGTCAAGACCGTCATGGGCGAGAAGAAGTGGGACAAGAAGGGCGACCTGACCGTCTCCGACTACGTGGTCTACCAGTGGGATGCCAACGGCAAGTACCACCAGCTGGAAAAACAACAATAACAACGGCATCCGGCCCGGGCGCGCCATGCTCCGGGCCGTGGCCCCGCGGTACCTGTCATTGTCAGTAGATCTGCACAGTTCTGCGCTGCGAGGGCCGTTGCATCCGGACCCTGCGTGGTCGGCGCTCGTGCGATCTCAATCAGGTGAGATTGCGTTATGGATGGTATTTTCCTGCAGCAACTGGTCAACGGCCTGACCCTCGGGTCGGTCTACGGCCTGATCGCCATCGGCTACACAATGGTCTATGGCATCATTGGCATGATCAACTTCGCGCACGGCGAGGTGTACATGATCTCCGCGTACCTCGCGGCGATCAGCCTGGCATTGCTGGCCTACTTTGGTATCGAGTCGTTTCCGCTGCTGATGCTGGGCACCCTGTTGTTCACCATCGTCGTCACCGGCGTCTATGGCTTCACCATCGAACGCATCGCCTACAAGCCTCTGCGCAACTCCACCCGCCTGGCTCCGCTGATCAGCGCCATCGGCATCTCGCTGATCCTGCAGAACTACGCGCAGATCAGCCAGGGCGCCCGCCAGCAAGGCGTGCCGACCCTGCTCGAAGGCGCCATGCGCATCGAAGTGGGCACCGGCTTCGTGCAACTGACCTACACCAAGATCTTCATCCTGGTGGCCGCCTTCGTTGGCATGGCGCTGCTCACCTACGTCATCAAGTACACCAAGCTCGGGCGCATGTGCCGAGCGACGCAGCAGGATCGCAAGATGGCTTCGATCCTGGGCATCAACACCGACCGGGTGATCTCCTACGTGTTCGTCATCGGCGCGGTGATGGCCGCGCTGGCCGGCGTGCTGATCACCATGAACTACGGCACCTTCGACTTCTACGCCGGCTTCATCATCGGCATCAAGGCCTTCACCGCCGCTGTGCTCGGCGGTATCGGCTCGCTGCCGGGGGCGATGCTCGGCGGCATTATCCTGGGGATCTCAGAATCGTTGTTCTCCGGCCTGATCAACTCCGACTACAAGGACGTGTTCAGCTTCTCGCTGCTGGTGATGATCCTCATCTTCCGTCCCCAAGGCCTGCTGGGTCGCCCGCTCGTGGCTAAGGTGTGAATATGTCCGCTGCCAATTCTGCCTCTGTTGCCCAAACCAAAGGTTTCGACCTCAAACGCAGCCTGCTGGAGACGATCGTCGCCGGTCTGCTGGCCCTCATCGTCTTCGGTCCGGTCGTCGGCGTGGTACTTGACGGCTACAGCTTCAACGCCGAACCGGCCCGCGTGGCCTGGCTGGTCGGCGGTGTGATGGCCGGGCGTTTCATCCTCAGCTTATTCCTGCAGACACCGACCGGCCAGCGCATGCTCCAGGGCTTCGATAGCGGTGGTTCGGGCGTGCATGTACTGGCGCCGGACTACAAGTCGCGGCTGCGCTACATCATCCCGGCGCTGATCGTCATCGCCATCGTGTTCCCGGTGTTCGCCAACAAGTACTTGCTGACCGTGGTCATCCTCGGCCTGATATACGTGCTGCTGGGCCTGGGCCTTAACATCGTGGTGGGCCTGGCGGGCCTGCTCGACCTGGGCTACGTGGCGTTCTACGCCATCGGCGCCTATGGCCTGGCCCTCGGCTACCAGTACCTGGGCCTGGGCTTCTGGAGCGTGCTGCCGCTGGCGGCGATCGCCGCGGCGCTGGCGGGGTGCATCCTCGGGTTCCCGGTGTTGCGCATGCACGGCGATTACCTGGCCATTGTCACCCTGGGCTTCGGCGAGATCATTCGCCTGGTGCTGAACAACTGGCTGTCGTTCACCGGCGGCCCGAATGGCATGCCGGCGCCGTCGCCGACCTTCCTGGGGCTGGAGTTCGGCCGCCGGGCCAAGGATGGCGGAGTGCCGATCCATGAGTTCTTTGGCTTCGATTACAACCCCAACCTGAAGTTCGTGTTCATCTACGCCGTGCTGTTCCTGGTGGTGCTGGCGGTGCTGTACATCAAGCACCGGCTGACTCGCATGCCGGTGGGCCGCGCCTGGGAAGCCCTGCGCGAGGACGAGATCGCCTGCCGTTCCATGGGCCTGAACCACGTGCTGGTCAAGCTCTCGGCGTTCACCCTGGGCGCCTCCACCGCTGGTTTGGCCGGGGTGTTCTTCGCCACCTACCAGGGCTTCGTCAACCCATCGTCGTTCACCTTCTTCGAGTCGGCACTGATCCTCGCCATCGTCGTGCTCGGCGGCATGGGCTCGACCGTGGGCGTGGTGATCGCCGCGTTCGTGCTGACCGTGGCCCCGGAGCTGCTGCGCAGTTTCTCCGAGTACCGGGTGCTGCTGTTCGGCGTGCTGATGGTGCTGATGATGATCTGGCGACCGCGGGGGCTGATCCGCATCAGCCGTACCGGTGTGGTCCCGCGTAAAGGAGTGGCGCCATGAGCGACGAAATCATTCTGTCGGTCGACAACCTGATGATGCAGTTCGGCGGGATCAAGGCGCTCAGCGATGTCAGCCTGAAGGTCAAGCGCAACCAGATCTTCGCCCTGATCGGCCCCAACGGCGCCGGCAAGACCACCGTGTTCAACTGCCTCACCGGCTTCTACAAGGCCAGCGGCGGACGTATCGAGCTGAACGTGCGCGGCAGCCACACCAATGTCATCCAACTGCTCGGCGAGCGCTTCCAGGCGGCGGACTTCGTCTCGCCGGCGCGCCTCGCCAACCGCCTGTACTACAAGATGTTCGGCGGTACCCACCTGGTCAACCGCGCAGGTCTTGCACGGACCTTCCAGAACATTCGCCTGTTCAAGGAAATGTCGGTGGTGGAAAACCTGCTGGTGGCCCAGCACATGTGGGTCAACCGCAACCTGCTGGCCGGCGTGCTCAATACCCCGGGTTACCGCAAGGCCGAGAGCGACGCGCTGGACCATGCGTTCTACTGGCTGGAGGTGGTCGACCTGATCGATTGCGCCAACCGCCTGGCTGGCGAGCTGTCATACGGCCAGCAGCGCCGCCTGGAAATCGCCCGGGCCATGTGCACGCGGCCGAAGATCATCTGCTTGGACGAGCCGGCCGCCGGCCTCAACCCGCAGGAGACCGAGGCCCTGAGCCGCATGATCCGCGTGCTGCGCGATGAGCACGACATCACCGTGGTGCTGATCGAGCACGACATGGGCATGGTCATGAGCATCTCCGATCATATCGTCGTGCTCGACCACGGCAACGTGATCGCCGAAGGCACGCCGCAGGACATCCGCCACAACCCGACGGTGATCGCCGCCTACCTGGGTGCAGATGAAGAGGAGCTGATATGAGTGCGCCCATTCTTGAGCTGAAGGACCTGGATGTGTTCTACGGGCCGATCCAGGCCCTGAAGAAAGTCTCCATGCATATCAACGAGGGCGAGACGGTGAGCCTGATCGGCGCCAATGGCGCGGGCAAGTCGACACTGCTGATGTCGATCTTCGGCCAGCCGAGGGCGGCCTCCGGGCAGATCGTCTATCGCGGCACCGACATCACCCGCAAGTCGTCGCACTACATTGCCTCCAACGGTATCGCCCAGTCTCCGGAGGGGCGCCGGGTGTTCCCCGACATGACTGTCGAGGAGAACCTGATGATGGGCACCATTCCGATTGGCGACAAACATGCCGGTGAGGACATGCAGCGCATGTTCGAGCTGTTCCCACGGCTCAAGGAGCGGCGCAACCAGCGTGCCATGACCATGTCCGGCGGCGAGCAGCAGATGCTCGCCATCGCCCGGGCGCTGATGAGCCGGCCCAAGCTGCTGCTGCTCGATGAGCCCTCGCTGGGGCTGGCACCGATCGTGGTCAAGCAGATCTTCTCCACCCTGCGCGAGCTGGCGCAGACCGGCATGA
This window of the Pseudomonas mosselii genome carries:
- a CDS encoding ABC transporter permease subunit; translation: MDGIFLQQLVNGLTLGSVYGLIAIGYTMVYGIIGMINFAHGEVYMISAYLAAISLALLAYFGIESFPLLMLGTLLFTIVVTGVYGFTIERIAYKPLRNSTRLAPLISAIGISLILQNYAQISQGARQQGVPTLLEGAMRIEVGTGFVQLTYTKIFILVAAFVGMALLTYVIKYTKLGRMCRATQQDRKMASILGINTDRVISYVFVIGAVMAALAGVLITMNYGTFDFYAGFIIGIKAFTAAVLGGIGSLPGAMLGGIILGISESLFSGLINSDYKDVFSFSLLVMILIFRPQGLLGRPLVAKV
- the livM gene encoding high-affinity branched-chain amino acid ABC transporter permease LivM, coding for MSAANSASVAQTKGFDLKRSLLETIVAGLLALIVFGPVVGVVLDGYSFNAEPARVAWLVGGVMAGRFILSLFLQTPTGQRMLQGFDSGGSGVHVLAPDYKSRLRYIIPALIVIAIVFPVFANKYLLTVVILGLIYVLLGLGLNIVVGLAGLLDLGYVAFYAIGAYGLALGYQYLGLGFWSVLPLAAIAAALAGCILGFPVLRMHGDYLAIVTLGFGEIIRLVLNNWLSFTGGPNGMPAPSPTFLGLEFGRRAKDGGVPIHEFFGFDYNPNLKFVFIYAVLFLVVLAVLYIKHRLTRMPVGRAWEALREDEIACRSMGLNHVLVKLSAFTLGASTAGLAGVFFATYQGFVNPSSFTFFESALILAIVVLGGMGSTVGVVIAAFVLTVAPELLRSFSEYRVLLFGVLMVLMMIWRPRGLIRISRTGVVPRKGVAP
- a CDS encoding ABC transporter ATP-binding protein, giving the protein MSDEIILSVDNLMMQFGGIKALSDVSLKVKRNQIFALIGPNGAGKTTVFNCLTGFYKASGGRIELNVRGSHTNVIQLLGERFQAADFVSPARLANRLYYKMFGGTHLVNRAGLARTFQNIRLFKEMSVVENLLVAQHMWVNRNLLAGVLNTPGYRKAESDALDHAFYWLEVVDLIDCANRLAGELSYGQQRRLEIARAMCTRPKIICLDEPAAGLNPQETEALSRMIRVLRDEHDITVVLIEHDMGMVMSISDHIVVLDHGNVIAEGTPQDIRHNPTVIAAYLGADEEELI
- a CDS encoding ABC transporter ATP-binding protein: MSAPILELKDLDVFYGPIQALKKVSMHINEGETVSLIGANGAGKSTLLMSIFGQPRAASGQIVYRGTDITRKSSHYIASNGIAQSPEGRRVFPDMTVEENLMMGTIPIGDKHAGEDMQRMFELFPRLKERRNQRAMTMSGGEQQMLAIARALMSRPKLLLLDEPSLGLAPIVVKQIFSTLRELAQTGMTIFLVEQNANHALKLSDRAYVMVNGQIRMTGTGQELLVNEEVRNAYLGGH